Within the Medicago truncatula cultivar Jemalong A17 chromosome 4, MtrunA17r5.0-ANR, whole genome shotgun sequence genome, the region CTCAAGAAGACTCAAATTCATATCATGTTCTTTTAATGGTGACAATAACTAGTAATGAGAGTTGAAATTTAGAAAGATGGTTCTTAGATACTAGTTGTTATAATTATATGACAAGACATAAAGAATGGGTGAAAGAGATTGATACTAGGAAAACAACAAACGTGGAGCTAGAAAATCACACAACACTAACAATAGAAGGAATGAGAAAGTATGCAGTTGAAATGAAGGATGGAAAAATAGTTGTAACCGAAGGATGGAAAAGTATTTGCTATGCAAAAGGGTTGTTTAGTGATCTGAAGAacaatgcattgaaattgtttgACAATAATCAAAGATTAGTGTTAGAATTAGTCTTCTCTTGCAAAGAATAGAACCTTTTAGAGATGCCTCTTCCAGATGGTGATTTTGTCCATGTACCTATAAATTGTGATTTGTGGGTATTTAGAGAGTTTCTTAATTTATCGGCTATTGATTAtgtgaatgatacaattgaatTATGGGTGATGTAAGAATACAAAGTGCATTCATCTTGGACTAAAACTCTTGTTATTCACATTGATGATGTCGCTTGCTTTTCCCCTATATACTTTACAAAAAACAGTGATATCATTGGAACAAATGGAGGTAATGTGGTGAAGTACAATTATAAAGGGCAGTTGTTAGATCATCACTCTTATTCCGACGATCCAGATGGATCCCAAGTGGTCATGTATACAGAGTCTCTACTTTCACTTCCTGCGGGGGCTGAGCAAGTTtaagaaaatcacataaacaaGAAGAATGCAGGTTGTGAAATATTCTCCTTCActattttattgatatttttaattatatgctAGTATGCAGCACCAGCTGCATTTGTAGGATAATATGTGTTTGACTGCATTTATAacatatgttttgttttttttttagtatgcaGCACAAGCTGATCCATTATGTCATGAAACATTTATTGGTTAACTTTTGTAATATGCTTATTGAGAATATTGACAACTTTGTGTCTTTCCTTTCACCCTGTCTGCATGATAATGTTTCCCAAATTCTAGCTTCAATACCAGTCATGCTTTTTCACCACTAGATTCATGCTATGATATACTACTGTTCGTTCGTTATCAAGTGAAGTTACAGGCAGTGTCTTTTTACATCGTTTTTAGTAGTTAATATTATGATAGTGCAAGTTTCATTTATATTGCACAGTTCCTTAATTCTTCATCACTCTTGTGTTTTGTCATTTCAAGATGAATATTTTGTGCTTTGATTCCTCATAATGAATAGATTTTTTATTCAAGTTCATTCGATGTGTGCATTTATCCATGTTTAATGGCACTCATTAACCATTATACAACGTCTGTGCTTCTTCAGGAATCAGACATCAAACACTAACTAACTAAGGCACAATCATATGTCAATAAACAATTACTAATATAGAAGATTAATTTCTATAGATTGGTTGAAATTGGCAAGCTAAAAGGAAGAAGATAAATTTCAGTTACGTTTTGGTATTTGTCAGTTATTCAGTGTTGATCTAGAGCAATTcagtctttttatttttaatatttcaaacatTCCTAATCATACCCTCAAAAGTAGGGatgacaaaaatatatatatatatatatacgggTATTCAAGGATAAAATCCATGTACGATGTGGGTTACTTAACGGATAAACACAGGtgagataaaataaatggatattTTAACTACTTGCTAGTTAATGGAACAAATGTAGATTTAATTACACTATTTTAAAGGTGGATTTAATGACACATGTACCTCTACATTGGCTtgtaaattaagaaaattactTAAATATTGCTTAGTTAAATATAAAAGCTAGCATCTtcactaaaaaaacaaattactataTTATTTAACTTGTATAATTAAATTTTGCTGAATTTGAAACTAATATTATGTGGTAAAAGGAGGataatttaattactttttcatCATCGCACTAAACCAAACATAACCTAAAGGCTCAAATTGAGTATAAAAAACTTAAACCCTCAGCAATACATTCACAAATCGCTCTCTTTGCTCCTTTTGAGGGACTTTGAGATTCGCTTGCCAAATTAAAGGTGGTGACTTTAATGAGATTCTCTTGCCCTTTGAAGTTAaattaaagatatatttttatgtcttcGTGAACTTAattcagttggtatgaacaatacataatatatgtaaggttcggggttcaaaccccaaccatCACAAAAAAAGATGTGTTTTTACACACATTAACATATTCTATCACACTTTCGATTAATTATTTAGACTCTTCTATTAATTGCTTAATGAAATCTTGTTTCCATAAAATAAAAGCTACCTAGAACTTTTCAATCCATCGGTGTGACCATTTTCTATTATCCCCTTTTCCATACGTCATTGTCTCAGAGATGGAGACGGAGAAGATGACAATGTAGTATCTGCATTACGAATTGATCATTCAAATTTTGGTGAGGTTGCCCGTGAAATATCTTATACGTTTCAAGTGCGTTTGTAAATCTTGGTTTTCTCTCATCTCCGATCACAATTTTGCTAATTCTCATTTTGAACTTACTGCCGAATCACACACTCGTAGAATTTTATCCATATCATCACATTCACCTCTTGAGTTTCGATCTATAGATTTTGAGTCATCATCGCTTAACAATCATTGGGCTTCACTCAACCTTAATTTTTCACTTCCTCAATCTTATTTTACTCCTGATATTAGAGGTTCGTGTAGAGGCTTTATATTTTTGCATTGTtcttccaacatctgcatatggAATCCATCCACCAGATTTCATAAACAGATACCATTGTCTCCTTTTGATACCAAACTAAAGGAATATCATTTTGATCATCTATATGGTTTTGGTTATGACCGGTCAAGAGATGATTACTTGGTTGTTTCATTGTCCTATGATCCAACCATGGATGATATTTCACcaaattttgagtttttctCAGTGAGAGATAATACATGGAAACAAATTGGGATGGAGGATACTCACTTCGCTTATATGATTTCTACTAATGATCATCGGAAAATAGGGGTTCTCTTTAATGAGGCTATTTATTGGTTGGCTTTTCGTTATGATTTAAAGGTGTTTGTCATTGTTGCCTTTGATTTGATGGAAAGGAAACTGTTAGACATGCCTACTCTTCCGGATGATTTTATCCATCAAACTTCAGATTGTGGTTTGTGGGTATTTGGAGAATTTCTCAGTCTTTGGACTTTGGAGGACCATAACAAATTTCAAATGTGGGTGATGAAAGATTCCAAGTTGCATTCATCTTGGACTAAGACTCTTATTCTACAGATTGATGCAGTCATTCCTAAATTTTCCCCTATATGCTCTACAAAGAATGGTGACATTATTGGAACAGATGGTGGTTCTGGATTGGtgaaatataataatgataaaGTACAACTCTTAGACTACCACTCCTACTATAACAATTCAGTTGGATCCAAAGTGGCTATGTATACAGAGTCTCTACTTTCACTCCCCGCTGTCCATGAACAAGTTCAAAAAGATGACACAAACAAGAAGAACAAGGTTTTGAAATATTCTCCTTCaccattttatttatatttataattatattgtatttttatctcTCCTGCATTTTAGGGTAATATGTTTTTTAACTGCTTTTTGTAACATAAGCTAGTATGCCACACAAGCTGATCCAATATGTTGTGAAATGTTTAAATGTATGTTGTTGTGACTGCTTGAAATTGTTTTATATGGTAAACTAATCTGGTTAATTTATGCATGTTGAAGGAAAAAGAAGGTTTTGTTCTCTAATTTTAGTGGACTCTTAACAGTGGTCTTTGTCATTTCTCTGTTACAAaccaggaagaaaaaaaactaatttcaaGTTAATGAGCAATGCTTGAATTTATAAGACTTTAGATCAGTAGAAACATCAACATTAAATAACCGATGCTCCTAATTCAATGAAAAAAGCTAAGAAAAACAAGagagatttttttgttaaaatgtaTGTAACACGTCAACATGTCCTGATGTTCTTTTCTCTACTTAAGTTTGCCAAGTTTCATATCAGTAAGAAATGAACCTATGTTTGGGTTAATTTGGCagctaatatttttatttttttcaccccTTTATTCTATTGATTCCTAACTTGTTACAATTACATCCTTTTCTACCAGAACTCCGATATAGTGGACTCATTCCTTTATTGGCATAGTTTGgattacttatattttgaaagtTAAAGTTTTGCTACCAGAACTCCAAACCATGACTTGGATAGTACAAATTTTAGTTTTATGCATCAATTTTGCTGCTTAAACTTATATTATCAATCTattgtaaatttgtaatatgtaattcaatttttctgtatgactttttgcataTGAGTCACTCTTTCTTTCGCAATGATGATGAGAATGAGAAGGCTGAGGTTGAACCAAAAAGAAAGAGGTTAGACAAACATGATTCAGATGACGATAATGGAGGAGAAGATGGCATGAGAGTAAGATCCTCTAAACGATAGAGTTGGTCCATTCTTTGCTGAAGAACTGGTCAGCTACCAAACATAAAACCATTTGTCCTTTTAAAACATTCCAGAGATGTGATACTCTAGTAATTCATGGAAGTGTTTGTTGCTATATTGTATTGTTATGGTGCAGTATTATTAGGTTTACTATTTTTATCAGGTAAGTGCAAGGTTAAAACATGTGGTAGGACAAGGTTTACAGTTCAGGTTTTTATCTTTCACCCATTTCTTAGGTGGGGTAGATGTTGttcattattgttttttgtaCTCTGAAATTGTTGGTAGACAaaagtttttttgttgtgtaaAAACTTTTTGATATAAGGATTTAATCATGCCTTTTTAAGTAGATATTTTTCTGAAATATTTTGAACTAACTAATAAAGTGATATCGTGGTGCGATTTGATTAACGGGTTCATGTTGATGCGAGTTTCATGAACTAAAGTTGTATATAGTAAACATGCTGACTTCTTGCGCAAAAAATAGCCAAACTTATATTTTCCGAAgtgaaataaattatgaaatgaagttttttttttttttttaagttgagcAAGTGAGAAATTTAGAGTTCGAGCTCTAACCCTACATATTGCAACGTCTCTGtcaattgaacttttttttttttaatatttgtttttcaaaaatctaAAGGAATTActatccttaaattaatttcgTGTTACCGTTTAattcttttttgatttttttaattcattatagcCATTAACCACGTAGGGGTTGACTTAGTCAAAATTAGTAAAAAGGACTGCTATTATAAAGGGGCAAAAACATAGAGgactccatttatttttatttttaggggttAAAATCGCATCATTAAAAAAGATAGGAGGTCAAAAGTACACTTATGCCGAAATTTTATACAATTGTGGATAGCAACCATTTccacaaatttcttttttaattttacttcaaagaaaattgacttttagtaaaaaatatagAAGAAGACACATATGTTGGCATTCTTGATGTGTGTGAATGTTCATTTGGTATTTATTGGTGTACCCTTTTTGATGAAGAATTGACCTTTATTTCTCACATATTTTTTTCCATAAGGGTTTcggtattttatttattttttgaatgaagAGGGTTTCGGTTTGTCACCAATCTCTTTGtactttccttttttgtttGGCTTAAATACACTTTTGATTCtcctagttaaaaaaaaataagtttaaaaaaatattttagggtGTTGGAGCATGTGACCTTCATATATTTAAgcctctctctcacacacacagtTGTAAAATCTAAAACCCTAGAATTTCACAACAAGAACAAAACGCTTTAGGGTTACGGAAGGTGGTGCATGGAGAAGAAGTCGATGACGGTACCGTATATGCCTCTCGAATTGATAATCGAGATCTTGCTAAGGTTATCAGTCAAGTGTCTTGCATGTTTCAAGTGTGTTTCTAAGTCATGGCTTTCTCTCATCTCTGATCACAATTTTGCAAAATTGCACTTTCAACGTAATATAGCAATACGTAGAATTCTGCTCACGATAGAAGCACCTCTTATATTTCATTCTCTAGATTTTGAATCATCGATCAGCTATCATTCTGCAACCTCAATTTCATTGCCTCCCCCTACTGATGTTAAAATTAAAGGTTCATGTAGAGGGTTTTCTATATTCTTCTAACATTTACCTTATGGAATCCATCCACAGGAGTTCACAAACAAATACCTTTTAATCCCAAACtacaaatatttgatttgtGTCATCTACTTGGTTTTGGTTACGACAAGTCAACAGTTGATTACTTAGTGGTTTCGATGTCCTATGACTCAATCATTAATTCGTCATATCTGGAGTTTTTTTCATTTGAGAGATAATACATGGAAAGAAGTTGACGAGGGTACTAACTTCCCTTATATGACTGCCAATGGTGATCACATTTTTGAGCTTCTTTTTAACGGGTCTATTAATTGGTTGGCGTATCATAATGATTTAGGAAAAAGAGTTATTGTTTCCTTTGATTTAATGGAAAGGAAACCGTTCCAGATGATTTTGAGGGCACAACTGCATGTTGTAATTTGTGGGTATTTGGAGAATTTCTCAGTTTTTGGGCTATGCAAGAGGGTAGTTATAAAACTGAAATATGGGTGATGAAACAATACAAATTGCATTCGTCGTGgactaagggtgtgtttgttttaagttaATTGTTGATtccgggaataaaatgataggaatgtatatgtctatgtttgttacaagtttactaaattttattctcgggtataaaatgtttctgggaatagaaaaaatttcccaaggaaaagggtgggaataaagttcccatggagatgggaataaattcataaatagtttacctattataatccctatttttatggttcctaggaatattataaagctaaccaaacatatttttcctaaattccttggaataaaattctcatctttatatttcaaggaatgttattcctaggaataaatttgataaacttgaaacaaaatgATGACACTCGTACTTGGTGCTTTTACCCTATGTGTTCTACAAAAAGTGGTGGTATTGTTGGAACTCTTGGATTGGTGAAGTACAATGATAAAGGACAGCGCTTAGAGTGTAGCtcctacttttttttatcaGCATGGATGCCAAATTGTCATGCATACAGAGTCTCTGCTTTCACTCCCGCCTAATAGAGAGCAAGTTGATGAAAATGACTCAAACATGAAGAATGaggttttaaaatattttccttcaccattttcttgatatttataattatatttatattttattattaactcTTGGGTGTCCGCATTTATAGGTTAATGTGTGTTTTACTTCATTTGTAACATTAGTTAGTATATGACATGAGCTGATCCAATATGTTATGAAATGTGTTGTGAATTCCGGACTCAAATTACACATTAATACAAattatgatgtgtggagcaagtatcAATGTCAACCAATAACCAAATGTAAATCACCAtaagcaataacaacaatatagatCTAGTCTATAATCAAGTGCATAGCAAAACCACAATCCAAAGCAAggaataaacaagataaagagagtaaagaaaagataacaacaccaagaaatgttcacctagttcggtccaacttgacctactctggaggagagattgatctctccaatccactatcaatgagttcttacaaagagatacaaatgagttacaagaaattagcttcaacaagctcacaaagacaATCCTAATTTCTACTCATTTTCTCAATCTCACAAATGAACACGACACTCATGATTTTCACtctcccaaggtgtttacaattgttttccaactctagaatctaacccccaaaagagaaccaacccttagcctttgatttcactaaggatcttctcttttggtttcacaAGACTCACCCAAGTTGCTCACAAAAGACTCTCCACTCATGTGTTTCCCAACCCCATGAATCTTTCCCATAAGGCACCAACCCTTTTCATTAGAgccccctcttttggttctccaagattcacatcttgaagCTTTGAACCTCACCCAAAGACCCTTAACATTTAGTAtttaaaaccctaaaagttccctcctttggtttccatgagattcaccAAGCTTACCCAACAAATGGGTCAAAGAATGCATATATTGTGTTCAGATCCGGACAAAATTGTGTCATGATttcccaaatcgtgacacgtttggtgcgtacgacccaaggtacaaccaaccttatcctgaaaacgtgCCCAGCAAGCTGAAAATCatgtcacgttttcccaaaatcgtaACACGATTGGACACTCACAAAACATGCTCACGGCATgccaaaatcgtgacacgttacccaaatcgtgtcacgttttggCACTTTCACACAATCCATTTTTGAGTCATATCTCAACAAAATGTTTATTTGTTAACTAGTTGCAATATGCTTATTGGAAATATTGACAGCTTTGTTTGTGTGACTCGTTGCTATTTATGCATGTGTAGCTTTATTGAGTTCTAAATGTATGTCGTTGTCATTGCTTGAAATTTTATATGGTAAATTAATCTAATGAGTTTATgcatttttgaaggaaaagacTGTATTACTTTGGAACTTGTCATTTCTCTGTTTCAAACCagggaaaaaattaatttcacatTAACGAGCTACACATGAATTTATAAGACTTCAGACCAGTAGAAACATCAAAACTCAATCACCCCATGATCCTATATAGTGCTACAATTATTACGTTAAAGTCTTAAACCTATAAGTTTGCAGAGTCGTATATAAAGTAAGAAATACTACTGGAGGAAACATTCTTTTAAGGCATAAACTTAAATAATTTGGTGTATAGTGTTAGAAGAAACAATGAGTGACCTatgaatttgattaatttgtcatctttcatttttattttttcatcactttgttattattattctattaattcctaacTTGTTACATCCTTTTCTTTTGTCCCCCTGATGAATGTGTGTGATCAATAACTACTCACTCATCTTACATGTGTTGTGCACTCATCTTAGTTCAACCGCTAGACATTCGAAATCATTTATTACCACCATTCTGATGAGGTTCATGATAGCAGTGTGTTAGACACTGCAGAGGTAGGAGTTGTGACTCATGAGCAAGGCAGAATATATAGGCATCCTCCTGCATGGATGAAGTTTTGTTACTAAATAAGAatttaacagaaaataaaaaaagcaatttatttcttctgattttaatttaattttgatgataCGATTTTAATTAGGTGTTAAAATTAGTGTCTATATAAGAATTTCTCTGTAACATTGATTCCTTTGAATTAAAAGTCATTAGGTCCTATCCAAGCATCTGATTACGAATGAAATATATAAGGCATAttcttttgtcaaaattttaCTGGCCATGCAAATTGATGATCATTCAAGTGTTTTGAATTTTAGAAGGGTGTGCAATGCTAGTTCAAATGATATTTcagtagaaaatattttatcctTTGTACAATGATTTTCGTTTAAATGACTTTTCTTCTCACCCTGTCTGCTGGTAAATGTTTCCCAAATTCTAGCTTCGATACCATCCACAAGTCATGCTTTTTCACCATAGGGTTCATGCTATAATACTAATGTTTGTTCATTATCAAGTGAAGTTACGCGAACATACTTGGATGACTAAAAAGCTTGTTTTGGaagtttttctgttttttctaCCACCTTAGATTTACAGGCAGTGTTTTTTTACATCGTTTTTAGTAGGAAATATTATGATAGTGCAACTTTCATTTATATTGCGTAGTTCCTTTATTCTTCATCACTCTGTATTTTGTCATTTCAAGATGAATATTTTGTGCTTTGATTCCtcataatgattttattttattcaattaaaatcaaacaatggaTTACTGCATATTTGTTACACAACATTCaatgaataaaacaaatattcacggtgtgaaaaaattatcacaacTTAAATATTGTACCTTCTTGTGGGGAAGCCTTTTGACCAGGAGGACTCATAC harbors:
- the LOC11417756 gene encoding F-box/kelch-repeat protein At3g23880, yielding MTNYCHCTFAVGENLTSRCGFGNRIPCEEEEASSDFELVENGVEEDEGDRLSDIIGTNGGNVVKYNYKGQLLDHHSYSDDPDGSQVVMYTESLLSLPAGAEQYLHYELIIQILVRLPVKYLIRFKCVCKSWFSLISDHNFANSHFELTAESHTRRILSISSHSPLEFRSIDFESSSLNNHWASLNLNFSLPQSYFTPDIRGSCRGFIFLHCSSNICIWNPSTRFHKQIPLSPFDTKLKEYHFDHLYGFGYDRSRDDYLVVSLSYDPTMDDISPNFEFFSVRDNTWKQIGMEDTHFAYMISTNDHRKIGVLFNEAIYWLAFRYDLKVFVIVAFDLMERKLLDMPTLPDDFIHQTSDCGLWVFGEFLSLWTLEDHNKFQMWVMKDSKLHSSWTKTLILQIDAVIPKFSPICSTKNGDIIGTDGGSGLVKYNNDKVQLLDYHSYYNNSVGSKVAMYTESLLSLPAVHEQVQKDDTNKKNKVLKYSPSPFYLYL